Proteins co-encoded in one bacterium genomic window:
- a CDS encoding IS110 family transposase, with translation MGNDRKSIKQVLLPYSKNGSKVVLESGWNWGLLQDIYSGYIDKVKVAHPLKVRAIAEAKIKTDKIPRDSNSRHIQQVLRQRLFLVRLKTMVKRIHNLIDRQENIREEALLFSDLFGAKMLLRYEIDNIERFPTSDKLCSYAGLVPFTYSSGAKTEHGRIIKQGNKYIRWALIEVVVPAIKADTQMRSFYYSMKAKKGSNSAKVTTARRLLKIVY, from the coding sequence TTGGGCAACGATAGGAAAAGCATAAAACAAGTATTATTGCCCTATAGTAAAAATGGTTCAAAAGTTGTTTTAGAATCGGGTTGGAATTGGGGATTGCTTCAGGATATATACAGTGGCTATATAGACAAAGTTAAAGTTGCCCATCCTTTAAAAGTAAGGGCAATAGCGGAAGCGAAAATAAAGACAGACAAAATACCAAGAGATTCTAACAGCAGACACATACAACAAGTATTAAGACAGAGGCTGTTTTTAGTAAGACTTAAGACAATGGTAAAAAGAATTCATAACCTTATAGACAGGCAGGAAAATATTAGAGAAGAAGCTCTATTGTTTAGCGATTTATTTGGAGCAAAGATGTTATTGAGATATGAGATAGATAATATCGAACGTTTCCCGACATCAGATAAATTATGTTCTTATGCAGGACTTGTTCCATTCACATATTCTTCAGGTGCTAAAACCGAACATGGCAGAATAATAAAACAGGGGAATAAATACATAAGATGGGCATTAATAGAAGTGGTAGTGCCGGCAATAAAAGCTGATACTCAGATGAGAAGTTTTTACTATTCAATGAAGGCAAAGAAGGGTTCCAATTCAGCAAAAGTAACCACAGCCAGAAGGCTTTTAAAGATAGTATATTAG
- a CDS encoding type II secretion system protein: protein MISRVKIRNSAIRSGFTLIELLVVVAIIGILAAVLLPALGRARDLAVRARCMNNLHQLILSNILYANDNDQYLPGPYGISQCDGAGSQCVSAAKVMTGKLYTGGYLTNLDYFQCPSAQALYPNTPDGNPRACDYTVSWPTFCRPYNAGLNANGMMIESELSSLELVTTKSRKITTFAGPSQTIVYAEENTGKVPSGCFGAGLTINDQYLCWSDVVEPRHINDSTAGCLDGHVILIPSSLSGCAAGEPSGLNAAYNKSSPKRAHMMPQYCPFSGWTAGGY, encoded by the coding sequence ATGATAAGTAGAGTTAAGATTCGAAATTCCGCAATTCGAAGTGGTTTCACTCTAATAGAGCTTCTTGTAGTAGTAGCAATTATAGGAATTCTGGCTGCAGTGCTACTTCCTGCGTTAGGCAGGGCGCGTGACCTTGCAGTAAGGGCAAGATGTATGAACAATCTGCATCAGCTGATACTTTCTAATATCCTCTATGCGAACGATAATGACCAATATCTCCCAGGACCGTATGGTATTAGTCAGTGTGACGGTGCTGGTAGCCAGTGTGTAAGTGCGGCTAAGGTCATGACCGGTAAGCTTTATACAGGCGGTTATCTGACTAACCTTGACTACTTTCAGTGTCCAAGCGCCCAGGCTCTATATCCGAATACTCCGGATGGAAATCCCAGAGCATGTGACTATACTGTGAGTTGGCCCACATTCTGTCGACCATATAACGCCGGGCTTAACGCCAATGGTATGATGATAGAGAGCGAATTGTCCAGTTTAGAATTAGTAACAACTAAATCGCGGAAAATTACAACATTTGCGGGCCCGAGCCAAACAATAGTCTATGCTGAAGAGAACACGGGAAAGGTGCCAAGCGGATGCTTTGGGGCAGGTCTCACAATCAATGACCAATATTTATGTTGGTCGGATGTGGTTGAACCGCGTCATATCAATGATTCCACCGCAGGATGTTTAGACGGGCATGTGATTCTTATTCCGAGTAGCTTGTCGGGCTGTGCAGCTGGCGAACCTTCAGGCCTTAACGCTGCCTATAACAAAAGTTCCCCAAAGAGGGCACATATGATGCCTCAATACTGCCCATTCTCTGGATGGACAGCCGGTGGTTATTAG
- a CDS encoding type II secretion system protein, which yields MISKVKILRKSPKLFGVFGQDFPKRRVSSGFTLIELLVVVAIIGILAAVLLPALGRARDLAVRARCMNNLHQLMLANILYAGDWDQYLPGVRGTNMWDSLVAINAPAGWSPTNVDPYGDHRGLLATGGYNLNPDFWKCPSAQARYPKVGGGGAEGLRDRQYDYTCSVPTWRKPYDSTIDANGLVDETRFSWYGDAGAPLALSSDPFNCHRKITTFPGPSQTVVYAEENTGMVPSGCDGSGDRIDDPSLSATNVVEPRHLNDSTAGCLDGHVILIKSSTSNCTGGICKYAQNCPKRIHLMPQYCPFPGWTAGGY from the coding sequence ATGATAAGTAAAGTTAAGATTCTTCGAAAGAGTCCGAAACTCTTTGGAGTCTTCGGACAAGATTTCCCGAAGAGGCGGGTGAGTAGTGGTTTCACGCTGATAGAGCTTCTTGTGGTAGTAGCGATTATAGGAATTTTGGCAGCGGTTCTGCTTCCTGCATTAGGCAGAGCGCGTGACTTGGCAGTGAGGGCAAGATGTATGAACAATCTGCATCAACTTATGCTTGCGAACATATTATATGCAGGCGATTGGGACCAATACCTGCCGGGAGTAAGGGGTACCAATATGTGGGATAGTCTTGTGGCAATTAACGCGCCTGCAGGTTGGTCCCCTACCAATGTAGACCCATACGGTGATCACCGCGGTCTTCTTGCCACAGGTGGTTATAATCTTAACCCCGACTTCTGGAAATGCCCAAGCGCCCAGGCTCGATATCCCAAAGTAGGAGGCGGTGGAGCAGAGGGACTCAGGGATCGCCAGTATGACTATACTTGTTCAGTCCCTACATGGAGGAAACCATACGATTCTACCATAGACGCAAATGGGCTGGTGGATGAAACTAGATTTAGCTGGTATGGAGATGCTGGTGCTCCGCTTGCACTCTCTTCCGATCCTTTTAACTGTCATCGAAAAATTACAACGTTTCCGGGACCAAGTCAAACAGTGGTATATGCTGAAGAGAATACGGGAATGGTGCCAAGTGGCTGCGACGGGTCGGGGGATAGAATCGACGATCCCAGTTTATCCGCTACGAATGTTGTTGAACCACGCCATCTTAATGATTCTACTGCAGGATGTTTGGATGGGCATGTGATTCTTATTAAAAGCAGCACATCAAACTGTACGGGGGGTATATGTAAATATGCTCAAAATTGCCCAAAGAGGATACACCTAATGCCTCAATACTGCCCATTCCCTGGATGGACAGCTGGTGGTTACTAA